From one Brachypodium distachyon strain Bd21 chromosome 4, Brachypodium_distachyon_v3.0, whole genome shotgun sequence genomic stretch:
- the LOC100822583 gene encoding CLK4-associating serine/arginine rich protein isoform X1, translating into MEYERIHKVQMGVMSPTKLRMKLLGMGSSSSSNGGGGGKDEAASKSPSRAGAAVAGDEDDDHPKNSLLPQELDEAEYPRDSSSRSRSEGSHGRATAAHAGNGGFEFHMVEERPAMAAAGLGLRQQQQVPSKWNDAEKWIAGRRHVVHSNPIFSSSSRKKSPAAAAAIAAARVAPEHAPPPDAKKKSLASRSALTELSPSPSPSSSSVTGPPAAATVSMRDVGTEMTPAASQEQSRSGTPAAAPATPALLSPLCSEPASPSASERELRLRTRREIAALGMQLGKMRIASWASSGKDDDGLLLRASPEKSTGAGAGEDDEAMKKKKEEFEARAAAWVESRKCKLASRYQRKEVKIQEWESCQKSKFEAKMRQAEVQAEQTKARAKNSLTKRLTTLSHKVEGKQARVEARRNRRAARLARQAERIRKTGRVPSRFRCCSWFL; encoded by the exons ATGGAGTATGAAAGGATCCACAAAGTCCAG ATGGGGGTCATGTCTCCGACGAAGCTGAGGATGAAGCTTCTGGGAATGGGATCCTCCTCGTCATCcaatggaggcggcggcggcaaggacgaGGCGGCCAGCAAGTCGCCGTCGagggccggcgccgccgtcgccggagacgaggacgacgaccaCCCAAAGAACAGCCTCCTGCCGCAGGAGCTCGACGAAG CAGAGTATCCGAGGGATTCTTCTTCCCGGTCACGCTCTGAAGGGAGCCACGGCAGAGCCACTGCTGCTCACGCCGGCAATGGCGGATTCGAGTTCCACATGGTCGAGGAGAggccggcaatggcggcggcggggcttgggctcaggcagcagcagcaggtgccgTCCAAGTGGAACGACGCGGAGAAGTGGATCGCCGGGAGGCGCCACGTCGTGCACTCCAACCctatcttctcctcctcctccaggaagaaatcccccgccgccgccgccgccattgccgccgcccgcgtcgcGCCGgagcacgcgccgccgccggacgcgaagaagaagagcctcGCCTCCCGCAGCGCGCTCACGGAGCTCTCTCCCTCACCCTCGCCGTCGTCATCCTCGGTGACCgggccaccggcggcggcgacggtgtcGATGAGGGACGTGGGGACGgagatgacgccggcggcgagccagGAGCAGTCGAGGAGCGggacgcccgccgccgcccccgccacgCCGGCGCTGCTCAGCCCGCTCTGCTCGGAGCcggcgtcgccgtcggcgtcgGAGAGGGAGCTGCGGCTCAGGACCCGCCGGGAGATTGCCGCGCTGGGGATGCAGCTCGGCAAGATGCGCATCGCGTCCTgggccagcagcggcaagGATGacgacggcctcctcctccgtgcctcgccggagaagagcaccggcgccggggccggggaagacgacgaggccatgaagaagaagaaggaagagttCGAAGCTCGAGCTGCGGCGTGGGTGGAGTCTCGAAAGTGCAAGCTTGCATCAAG ATATCAAAGGAAGGAGGTGAAGATTCAGGAATGGGAGAGCTGCCAGAAATCCAAATTTGAAGCCAAGATGAGGCAAGCAGAG GTGCAGGCGGAACAAACGAAGGCGCGGGCGAAGAACAGTCTGACAAAGAGGCTGACCACCCTGAGCCACAAGGTGGAGGGCAAGCAGGCAAGGGTCGAGGCGAGGAGGAACCGGCGGGCAGCCCGGTTAGCGCGACAGGCTGAGAGGATCCGGAAGACAGGTCGAGTGCCGTCCCGCTTCCGGTGCTGCAGCTGGTTCCTGTGA
- the LOC100842188 gene encoding protein WHAT'S THIS FACTOR 1, with amino-acid sequence MAASSLSFLTVAHHPIFPLNPGRLRRPHPATPTPKPLSAAIRCSATAPPAAARARPIPPPKLVRCPALDRHASRASRLRFARKLLTLLLSKPRRFLPLRVLRRCRRFLGVPRDRPLVPFVLRYPAIFRLFHAPVSFPLSPSLSTLAVALTPAAHALADDLAALRGSELAPGLAAKFHRLLLMTPRHSLLVSKLAHLAPDLGLAMDFRATLCPNHPDLFTFAHTSHGHALRLVDDPTPPPSPSPLPPPVRSADRLIDRPRRFPHLPLRRGLNLRRAHRDYLLRFHSLPEVSPFEPLEEGASAEMAERRACAVVREVLAMTVEKRTLVDHLTHFRRDFGLPNRLRAMLVRHPEMFYVSIKGVRHSVFLVEAFDDDGRLLVEDEMLVGRDRLEELVREGKRIRRARKKGDLAVDGDSDEDEVEDDNVVDDSLGADGEFGDLFEAGVAGDDWNEVGGIEGDNEGDAESDAMEEFWVKKAVAEGLVDSGSEHDVW; translated from the coding sequence atggcggcctccTCGCTCTCCTTCCTCACCGTGGCGCACCACCCTATCTTCCCCCTCAAccccggccgcctccgccgtcctCACCCCGCGACACCCACTCCCAAACCCCTCTCCGCTGCCATCCGCTGCTCCGCGACGGCGCCACCAGCGGCAGCGAGAGCGAGGCCCATCCCGCCGCCGAAGCTGGTCCGCTGCCCGGCGCTGGACCGCCACGCGTCCCGGGCCAGCCGCCTCCGCTTCGCCCGAAAGCTCCTCACCCTGCTCCTCTCCAAGCCGCGCCGCTTCCTCCCGCTCCGCGtgctccgccgctgccgccgcttccTCGGCGTCCCGCGCGACCGTCCACTCGTGCCCTTCGTGCTCCGCTACCCGGCCATCTTCCGCCTCTTCcacgcccccgtctccttccCGCTCTCCCCGTCCCTCTCCACCCTCGCCGTCGCGCTCACCCCGGCCGCCCACGCCCTcgccgacgacctcgccgCGCTGCGCGGGTCCGAACTCGCGCCCGGGCTCGCCGCCAAgttccaccgcctcctcctcatgACCCCCCGCCATAGCCTCCTGGTGTCCAAGCTCGCTCACCTCGCCCCCGACCTCGGCCTCGCCATGGACTTCCGCGCCACGCTCTGCCCTAACCACCCGGACCTCTTCACCTTCGCGCACACCTCCCATGGCCACGCGCTCCGGCTGGTCGACgaccccacgccgccgccgtcaccttCGCCGCTCCCTCCGCCTGTCCGCTCCGCGGACCGCCTCATCGACCGGCCAAGGAGGTTCCCGCACCTCCCGCTCCGCCGTGGCCTCAACCTCCGCCGCGCGCACCGGGACTACCTCCTGCGGTTCCACAGCCTGCCCGAGGTGTCGCCTTTCGAGCCGCTGGAGGAAGGCGCGAGCGCGGAGATGGCCGAGCGGCGGGCGTGCGCCGTGGTCCGGGAAGTGCTGGCGATGACGGTGGAGAAGCGGACGCTGGTGGACCACCTCACGCACTTCCGCAGGGACTTCGGGCTGCCCAACCGGCTGCGTGCCATGCTGGTGCGCCACCCGGAGATGTTCTACGTGAGCATCAAGGGCGTGCGGCATTCGGTGTTCCTTGTGGAGGCGTTCGACGATGATGGGAGGCTCCTAGTGGAGGATGAGATGCTGGTTGGGAGGGACCGGCTGGAGGAGCTTGTCCGGGAGGGGAAGCGGATcaggcgggcgcggaagaagGGTGATTTGGCAGTTGATGGTGACAGTGATGAGGATGAGGTGGAAGATGATAATGTAGTGGACGATTCATTAGGGGCGGATGGTGAATTTGGGGACTTGTTTGAAGCTGGTGTCGCCGGCGATGACTGGAATGAGGTGGGTGGAATCGAGGGGGACAACGAAGGCGATGCTGAATCGGATGCGATGGAGGAGTTTTGGGTGAAGAAAGCTGTGGCAGAGGGGCTGGTTGACAGTGGCAGCGAGCATGATGTTTGGTGA
- the LOC100822583 gene encoding CLK4-associating serine/arginine rich protein isoform X2, translated as MEYERIHKVQMGVMSPTKLRMKLLGMGSSSSSNGGGGGKDEAASKSPSRAGAAVAGDEDDDHPKNSLLPQELDEEYPRDSSSRSRSEGSHGRATAAHAGNGGFEFHMVEERPAMAAAGLGLRQQQQVPSKWNDAEKWIAGRRHVVHSNPIFSSSSRKKSPAAAAAIAAARVAPEHAPPPDAKKKSLASRSALTELSPSPSPSSSSVTGPPAAATVSMRDVGTEMTPAASQEQSRSGTPAAAPATPALLSPLCSEPASPSASERELRLRTRREIAALGMQLGKMRIASWASSGKDDDGLLLRASPEKSTGAGAGEDDEAMKKKKEEFEARAAAWVESRKCKLASRYQRKEVKIQEWESCQKSKFEAKMRQAEVQAEQTKARAKNSLTKRLTTLSHKVEGKQARVEARRNRRAARLARQAERIRKTGRVPSRFRCCSWFL; from the exons ATGGAGTATGAAAGGATCCACAAAGTCCAG ATGGGGGTCATGTCTCCGACGAAGCTGAGGATGAAGCTTCTGGGAATGGGATCCTCCTCGTCATCcaatggaggcggcggcggcaaggacgaGGCGGCCAGCAAGTCGCCGTCGagggccggcgccgccgtcgccggagacgaggacgacgaccaCCCAAAGAACAGCCTCCTGCCGCAGGAGCTCGACGAAG AGTATCCGAGGGATTCTTCTTCCCGGTCACGCTCTGAAGGGAGCCACGGCAGAGCCACTGCTGCTCACGCCGGCAATGGCGGATTCGAGTTCCACATGGTCGAGGAGAggccggcaatggcggcggcggggcttgggctcaggcagcagcagcaggtgccgTCCAAGTGGAACGACGCGGAGAAGTGGATCGCCGGGAGGCGCCACGTCGTGCACTCCAACCctatcttctcctcctcctccaggaagaaatcccccgccgccgccgccgccattgccgccgcccgcgtcgcGCCGgagcacgcgccgccgccggacgcgaagaagaagagcctcGCCTCCCGCAGCGCGCTCACGGAGCTCTCTCCCTCACCCTCGCCGTCGTCATCCTCGGTGACCgggccaccggcggcggcgacggtgtcGATGAGGGACGTGGGGACGgagatgacgccggcggcgagccagGAGCAGTCGAGGAGCGggacgcccgccgccgcccccgccacgCCGGCGCTGCTCAGCCCGCTCTGCTCGGAGCcggcgtcgccgtcggcgtcgGAGAGGGAGCTGCGGCTCAGGACCCGCCGGGAGATTGCCGCGCTGGGGATGCAGCTCGGCAAGATGCGCATCGCGTCCTgggccagcagcggcaagGATGacgacggcctcctcctccgtgcctcgccggagaagagcaccggcgccggggccggggaagacgacgaggccatgaagaagaagaaggaagagttCGAAGCTCGAGCTGCGGCGTGGGTGGAGTCTCGAAAGTGCAAGCTTGCATCAAG ATATCAAAGGAAGGAGGTGAAGATTCAGGAATGGGAGAGCTGCCAGAAATCCAAATTTGAAGCCAAGATGAGGCAAGCAGAG GTGCAGGCGGAACAAACGAAGGCGCGGGCGAAGAACAGTCTGACAAAGAGGCTGACCACCCTGAGCCACAAGGTGGAGGGCAAGCAGGCAAGGGTCGAGGCGAGGAGGAACCGGCGGGCAGCCCGGTTAGCGCGACAGGCTGAGAGGATCCGGAAGACAGGTCGAGTGCCGTCCCGCTTCCGGTGCTGCAGCTGGTTCCTGTGA
- the LOC100845126 gene encoding probable mediator of RNA polymerase II transcription subunit 19b yields the protein MDPDGKKFGTGPRELTGAVDLISQYKLQPHHDFFCKRPLPLAISDTHYLHNVVGDTEIRKGEGMELDQLIQNAYLRDKPAYIQPFDMETLGQAFQLRETAPVDLPSAEKGVPTISGKSKSESKDKEKKHKKHKDRDKDKEHKKHKHRHKDRSKDKDKDKDKKKDKSGHHEKKRKHEGMEDSVDLHKHKKSKHKSSKIDEMGNGLS from the exons ATGGATCCTGATGGCAAGAAGTTTGGCACAG GGCCTAGGGAGCTCACTGGTGCTGTTGATTTAATAAGCCAGTACAAGCTGCAACCTCATCATGATTTCTTTTGCAAGAGGCCTTTGCCACTGGCAATCTCAGATACACATTATCTTCACAATGTTGTGGGGGACACTGAAATACGAAAAGGAGAAGGAATGGAGCTAGATCAACTCATTCAGAATGCATACCTGAGGGATAAACCTGCTTATATTCAGCCCTTTGACATGGAAACGCTGGGGCAAGCGTTTCAGCTTCGAGAAACAGCCCCAGTAGATTTACCCTCT GCTGAAAAAGGTGTACCGACTATTTCGGGTAAATCGAAAAGTGAGTCCAAGgacaaagagaaaaaacataaaaagcACAAAGACAGAGATAAAGACAAAGAACATAAGAAGCACAAACATCGACATAAAGATCGTTCAAAGGACAAGGACAAAGACAAGGATAAGAAAAAGGATAAAAGTGGCCATCATGAGAAG AAGAGGAAGCATGAGGGGATGGAGGATTCAGTGGATTTGCATAAGCATAAGAAAAGCAAG CATAAGAGTTCCAAAATCGATGAGATGGGTAATGGACTTAGTTAG
- the LOC100845433 gene encoding hydroxyproline O-galactosyltransferase GALT2: protein MKRARSSEIFLGGRGRARRRLAPLLAAAAFAYLVFVSFKLAGLGSWDDAPASAAGAVSRPATAEAGGEALKRENLEPPRRAAAVISGYGRITGEILRRREAAGGGGRRRWGMRGNFSELERMAAEAWAAGAKAWEEASAFSGDVDSIVSGSGDGGRGGAASKCPSSLALGVGVGGGETSAFLPCGLAVGSAVTVVATARAAVAEYVEALERSGDGNGTVLVAQFAVELRGVRASDGEDPPRILHLNPRLRGDWSRRPVLEMNTCFRMQWGKAQRCDGNPSKDDDLVDGFPKCEKWERRDTVESKETKTNSWFNRFIGRAKKPEMSWPYPFIEGRMFVLTIQAGVEGYHINVGGRHIASFPHRMGFTLEDATGLAVTGGIDVHSVYATSLPKTHPSFSLQQVLEMSDKWKARPVPTEPIQLFIGILSATNHFSERMAIRKTWMQFPATQLGNVVARFFVALSHRKQINAALKKEAEYFGDVVILPFIDRYELVVLKTVAICQYGVQNVTAEYIMKCDDDTFLRLDVVSRHISTFNRTLPLYLGNLNLLHRPLRSGKWAVTYEEWPERVYPPYANGPGYVISVDIARDIASRHANQSLRLFKMEDVSMGMWVEDYNATSAASGPVQYIHSWRFCQFGCVDNYFTAHYQSPRQMLCLWDKLSLGRAQCCNYR from the exons atgaAGCGCGCGCGCAGCTCCGAGATCTTCCTCGGCGGCCGGgggcgcgcgcgccggcgcctggctcccctcctcgccgcggcggccttcgCGTACCTCGTCTTCGTGTCCTTCAAGCTCGCCGGCCTCGGCAGCTGGGACGACGCCCCCGCCTCGGCCGCCGGTGCCGTAAGCCGCCCGGCCACCGCCGAAGCGGGGGGCGAGGCGCTGAAGCGGGAGAATCTCGAGCCGCCgcgccgtgctgctgctgtgatCTCGGGGTACGGCCGCATCACCGGGGAGATCctccggcggcgcgaggccgctggtggaggagggaggaggaggtggggcaTGCGGGGGAACTTCTCCGAGCTGGAGCGCATGGCCGCGGAGGCGTGGGCGGCCGGGGCCAAGGCGTGGGAAGAGGCCTCCGCGTTCTCCGGCGACGTCGACTCCatcgtctccggctccggcgacggcggccgagGGGGTGCGGCAAGCAAGTGCCCCAGCTCGCTGgccctcggcgtcggcgtcggaggGGGCGAGACGTCCGCGTTCCTGCCGTGCGGGCTGGCGGTGGGGTCGGCGGTGACGGTggtggcgacggcgcgggcggccgtgGCGGAGTACGTGGAGGCGCTGGAGCGGAGCGGGGACGGGAACGGGACGGTGCTGGTGGCGCAGTTCGCGGTGGAGCTCCGCGGCGTGCGCGCCTCCGACGGCGAGGACCCGCCCAGGATCCTCCACCTCAACCCGCGGCTGCGCGGCGACTGGAGCCGCCGGCCCGTGCTGGAGATGAACACATGCTTTCGGATGCAGTGGGGCAAGGCGCAGCGCTGCGACGGCAACCCCTCCAAGGACGACGACCTTG TTGACGGATTCCCAAAATGTGAGAAATGGGAGCGTAGAGACACTGTTGagtcaaaagaaacaaagacaAACTCATGGTTCAACAGGTTCATCGGCCGAGCAAAGAAACCAGAAATGAGCTGGCCGTACCCATTTATAGAGGGGAGGATGTTTGTTCTCACTATCCAAGCTGGCGTTGAAGGATACCATATCAATGTAGGAGGTCGTCATATTGCCTCATTTCCTCATAGGATG GGATTCACTCTCGAAGACGCAACAGGTTTAGCTGTAACAGGAGGCATAGATGTTCACTCGGTATACGCGACCTCTCTTCCAAAGACCCATCCTAGTTTTTCTCTCCAACAGGTCTTGGAAATGTCCGATAAATGGAAGGCTCGCCCTGTGCCAACGGAACCAATTCAGCTTTTTATCGGCATTCTTTCTGCAACAAACCATTTCTCTGAGCGCATGGCTATAAGGAAAACCTGGATGCAGTTTCCTGCCACGCAATTGGGAAATGTGGTTGCTCGATTCTTTGTTGCACTG AGTCACAGAAAACAGATAAATGCAGCACTAAAGAAGGAAGCAGAATATTTTGGTGACGTTGTCATTCTGCCATTTATCGACCGGTATGAGTTGGTGGTTCTGAAAACAGTAGCGATATGTCAATATGGG GTGCAAAATGTTACTGCAGAGTATATCATGAAGTGTGATGATGACACCTTCCTGAGGCTGGATGTTGTATCACGACATATCTCTACCTTCAATAGAACCTTGCCTCTTTATCTTGGCAATTTAAATCTCTTACATAGGCCTCTCCGAAGTGGTAAATGGGCCGTGACCTATGAG GAATGGCCAGAACGGGTGTATCCCCCATATGCCAATGGGCCTGGCTACGTAATTTCGGTCGACATTGCCAGAGACATCGCGTCCCGCCACGCAAATCAGTCCCTAAGG TTGTTCAAGATGGAGGATGTGAGCATGGGCATGTGGGTCGAGGACTACAACGCCACCTCTGCCGCCTCCGGCCCCGTGCAGTACATCCACAGCTGGAGGTTCTGCCAGTTCGGCTGCGTGGACAACTACTTCACGGCGCACTATCAATCCCCCAGGCAGATGCTGTGCCTCTGGGACAAACTGTCGTTAGGCCGTGCGCAATGCTGCAACTACAGATGA
- the LOC100841896 gene encoding auxin response factor 25 produces the protein MTQTLPENDGEQRCLNSELWHACAGPLVSLPVVGSRVIYFPQGHSEQVAASTNKEVDGQIPNYPNLPPQLICQLHNVTMHADVETDEVYAQMTLQPLSPEEQKEPFLPIELGAASKQPTNYFCKTLTASDTSTHGGFSVPRRSAEKVFPPLDFSLQPPCQELIARDLHDNEWKFRHIFRGQPKRHLLTTGWSVFVSAKRLVAGDSVIFIWNDNNQLLLGIRHANRPQTIMPSSVLSSDSMHIGLLAAAAHAAATNSRFTIFYNPRSSPSEFVIPLAKYVKSVYHTRVSVGMRFRMLFETEESSVRRYMGTVTAISDLDSVRWPNSHWRSVKVGWDESTAGEKQPRVSLWEIEPLTTFPMYPTAFPLRLKRPWASGLPSMHGMFNGVKNDDFARYSSLMWLGNGDRGTQSSNFQGLGVSPWLQPRIESPLLGLKPDTYQQMAAAALEEIRAGDPLIQSSALLQFQQTQNLNGGLDSPYANHVLQQMQYQSSLPTVQEGYNQYSGNSGFLQSHLQQLQLHNPQQLQKQQELPSLQQQRHQILQQQSHQEMQQQLSSSCHRVTDVDSSMPGSESASQSHSPFYQQNLLEGNNDPSLHMHNSFRDFSSQEASNLVSLPQSSQLMAPEGWPSKRLAVEPLAHVESRSARPKLENGNHQNSISHFAGTLASESARDCSSVQACGSNIDNQLLSSSLHDGMSSVRGGSGNGTVSMAIPLFRYDGEDLPPANSLATSSCLGESATFNSLDNICGVNPSQGGTFVKVYKSGSPGRSLDITKFSSYYELRSELEHLFGLEGQLEDPVRSGWQLVFVDRENDILLVGDDPWQEFVNSVWCIKILSPQDVHQMVRNGEGLLSASGARMMQGNVCDDYSASHDLQNLTGNIASVPPLDY, from the exons ATGACGCAGACCTTGCCGGAAAACGATG GGGAACAAAGGTGTCTGAATTCGGAGCTGTGGCATGCATGCGCTGGGCCCCTTGTGTCTCTACCAGTGGTTGGGAGCCGGGTCATCTATTTTCCACAGGGTCATAGTGAGCAG GTTGCCGCATCAACTAATAAAGAGGTTGATGGTCAAATCCCCAATTATCCAAACCTACCCCCTCAGTTGATCTGCCAGCTTCATAATGTCACTATGCAT GCTGATGTGGAGACTGATGAAGTTTATGCCCAAATGACACTGCAGCCGTTGAGCCCG GAAGAACAAAAGGAGCCTTTTCTTCCAATTGAATTGGGTGCTGCAAGCAAGCAGCCAACTAACTACTTCTGCAAGACATTAACTGCAAGTGATACAAGTACGCATGGTGGATTCTCTGTCCCCCGTCGATCTGCTGAGAAAGTCTTCCCTCCATTG GATTTTTCGCTGCAGCCTCCATGCCAAGAGCTGATTGCAAGAGATCTGCATGACAATGAATGGAAATTTCGTCACATATTCCGTG GTCAACCAAAAAGGCATCTCCTGACTACAGGTTGGAGTGTCTTTGTAAGTGCCAAAAGACTAGTTGCAGGGGATTCTGTTATATTCATCTG GAATGATAATAACCAACTTCTTTTGGGCATTCGTCATGCAAATCGTCCACAGACAATCATGCCGTCGTCTGTGCTATCAAGCGATAGCATGCATATAGGActtcttgcagcagcagctcatgCTGCAGCCACAAACAGTCGTTTCACTATTTTCTATAACCCTCG GTCTAGCCCTTCTGAATTTGTCATTCCACTGGCTAAGTATGTCAAATCTGTTTACCACACACGTGTGTCTGTTGGAATGCGGTTTAGAATGCTTTTTGAGACAGAGGAGTCAAGTGTTAGACG ATACATGGGTACAGTCACAGCCATAAGTGATCTTGACTCGGTACGTTGGCCAAACTCACATTGGCGATCTGTGAAG GTTGGTTGGGATGAGTCCACCGCTGGTGAGAAACAACCAAGAGTTTCACTCTGGGAGATCGAGCCATTGACAACCTTTCCAATGTATCCAACTGCCTTTCCTTTAAGACTGAAGCGTCCATGGGCTTCAGGGCTGCCCTCTATGCATGGCATGTTCAACG GTGTGAAGAATGATGATTTTGCTCGTTATTCTTCTCTTATGTGGCTTGGAAATGGGGATAGAGGGACTCAGTCATCAAACTTCCAAGGACTTGGAGTGTCACCATGGCTTCAGCCAAGAATAGAATCTCCATTGCTGGGTCTTAAGCCAGACACGTACCAGCAAATGGCTGCTGCAGCACTCGAAGAAATTAGAGCTGGGGATCCTTTGATACAGTCTTCAGCTCTCCTGCAATTCCAACAGACTCAAAATCTGAATGGTGGATTGGATTCTCCGTATGCCAATCATGTTCTACAGCAGATGCAGTATCAGTCTTCCCTGCCAACTGTTCAAGAAGGCTATAATCAGTACAGTGGTAACTCTGGGTTCCTTCAAAGTCATCTGCAGCAGCTGCAATTGCATAATCCTCAACAACTGCAAAAGCAACAAGAATTGCCATCACTGCAGCAGCAAAGACATCAGATTCTACAACAGCAATCTCATCAAGAGATGCAACAGCAGCTTTCATCTAGTTGTCATCGTGTTACTGATGTGGATTCTAGCATGCCTGGTTCTGAATCTGCTTCTCAGTCACATTCTCCATTCTACCAGCAGAACCTCTTAGAAGGAAACAATGATCCATCATTGCATATGCACAACAGTTTCCGTGACTTTTCTAGCCAGGAAGCCTCTAACCTTGTTAGTTTACCTCAAAGTAGCCAATTAATGGCACCAGAGGGATGGCCTTCAAAGAGATTGGCTGTGGAACCCCTTGCCCATGTTGAATCTCGGTCTGCTCGACCCAAGCTTGAGAATGGAAATCACCAGAATAGTATATCCCATTTTGCTGGCACTTTGGCATCAGAATCAGCAAGAGACTGTTCCAGTGTCCAGGCTTGCGGCTCAAATATTGACAACCAGCTGCTTTCGTCATCACTCCATGATGGCATGTCAAGTGTCAGGGGTGGCAGCGGCAATGGAACTGTTTCTATGGCCATACCTTTGTTTAGGTATGATGGTGAAGATTTGCCACCCGCAAACTCCTTAGCAACTTCCAGTTGTTTAGGTGAATCGGCAACCTTCAACTCTCTTGATAATATTTGTGGTGTAAACCCATCACAAGGTGGAACCTTTGTGAAG GTTTACAAATCTGGGTCCCCTGGTAGATCGCTCGATATCACCAAGTTCAGCAGCTACTACGAGTTACGTAGTGAGCTCGAGCATCTATTCGGCCTTGAAGGCCAATTGGAGGACCCTGTAAGATCAGGCTGGCAGCTTGTATTCGTCGACCGAGAAAATGATATTCTTCTCGTTGGCGACGATCCTTGGCA GGAGTTTGTGAATAGTGTATGGTGCATAAAGATACTCTCGCCGCAGGATGTGCATCAGATGGTCCGCAACGGAGAAGGCCTTCTGTCTGCATCTGGAGCAAGGATGATGCAGGGCAATGTCTGTGACGACTATTCTGCGAGCCACGACTTGCAGAATCTTACCGGCAACATTGCCTCTGTGCCACCTCTGGACTACTGA